One genomic segment of Sminthopsis crassicaudata isolate SCR6 chromosome 4, ASM4859323v1, whole genome shotgun sequence includes these proteins:
- the SMG8 gene encoding nonsense-mediated mRNA decay factor SMG8: MAGPVSLRELLLGAAAGAGAASPAGSPAEGSGGGSGGGTGGAEPPWREDEICVVGIFGKTALRLSSEKFSLVNTVCDRQVFPLFRCQDPAEPGPGSGAEAGTVGEAGGAGDAGAGGGESARASAAAPETTKEDPTSQDYSLLQAYYNQESKVLYLLLTSICDNSQLLRACRALQSGEVGGGLSALPHAEAHEFWKHQEKLQCLSLLYLFSVCHILLLVHPTCSFDITYDRVFRALDGLRQKVLPLLKTAIKDCPVGKDWKLNCRPCPPRLLFLFQLNGALKVDPPRNQDPAHPDKPKKHSPKRRLQHALEDQIYRIFRKSRVLTNQSINCLFTVPANQAFVYIVPGGQEEDPVGMLLDQLRSHCTVKDPESLLVPAPLSGPRRYQVMRQHSRQQLSFHIENSGSSGSSSGQLVDFTLREFLWQHVELVLSKKGFDDSVGRNPQPSHFELPTYQKWIAAASKLYEVAIDGKEEDPASPTGEITSKILSSIKVLEGFLDIDTKFSENRCQKALPMAHSAYQSNLPHNYTMTVHKNQLAQALRVYSQHARGPAFHKYAMQLHEDCYKFWSNGHQLCEERSLTDQHCVHKFHSLPKSGEKPEADRNPPVLYHNSRARSTGACNCGRKQAPRDDPFDIKAANYDFYQLLEEKCCGKLDHINFPIFEPSTPDPAPAKNESSPAPPDTDAEKLKEKEPQTQGDSTSLSLALSLGQSTDSLGTYPADPQAGGDNPEAHGQGEVKTEKRPNLVDRQASTVEYLPGMLHSNCPKGLLPKFSSWSLVKLGPAKSYNFHTGLDQQGFIPGTNYLMPWDIVIRTRSEDEGDLDTNSWPAPNKAVPGKRSSVVMGRGRRRDDIARAFVGFEYEDSRGRRFMCSGPDKVMKVMGSGPKESAIKALNSDMPLYILSSSQGRGLKPHYAQLMRLFIVVPDAPLQIILTPQVQPGPPPCPVFYPEKQEITLPPDGLWVLRFPYAYVTDRGPCFPPKENVQLMSYKVIRGVLKAVTQ, translated from the exons ATGGCGGGCCCGGTCAGCCTGCGGGAGCTGCTGCTCGGGGCAGCGGCCGGGGCCGGCGCTGCGAGCCCCGCAGGGTCGCCGGCGGAgggcagcggcggcggcagcggcggcggaaCGGGCGGGGCGGAGCCGCCGTGGCGGGAGGATGAGATCTGCGTGGTGGGAATCTTCGGCAAGACGGCGCTGCGCCTCAGCTCCGAGAAGTTCTCGCTGGTGAACACCGTGTGCGACCGGCAGGTCTTCCCCCTGTTTCGCTGTCAGGACCCGGCGGAGCCCGGGCCAGGATCGGGCGCCGAGGCCGGAACGGTGGGGGAGGCCGGCGGGGCCGGGGACGCCGGGGCTGGCGGCGGGGAGTCGGCGCGGGCGAGCGCGGCAGCCCCCGAAACGACCAAGGAGGACCCGACCTCGCAGGACTACAGCCTCCTCCAGGCCTACTACAACCAAGAAAGCAAAGTCCTGTACCTGCTGCTGACGTCCATCTGTGACAACTCGCAGCTGCTCCGGGCCTGCCGGGCCCTGCAGAGCGGGGAGGTGGGAGGGGGCCTCTCGGCTCTGCCTCACGCCGAAGCCCACGAGTTCTGGAAGCACCAAGAGAAGCTGCAGTGCCTCAGCCTCCTCTACCTCTTCTCCGTCTGTCACATCCTGCTCTTGGTCCACCCCACCTGCTCCTTCGATATCACTTACGACCGGGTCTTCCGAGCTCTGGATGGATTGAGGCAAAAGGTGCTGCCCCTGCTCAAGACTGCCATCAAGGACTGCCCGGTGGGCAAGGACTGGAAGCTAAACTGCCGCCCTTGCCCGCCCAgactcctctttctctttcaacTCAATGGGGCGCTCAAGGTGGACCCTCCCCGGAACCAAGACCCAGCCCATCCAGATAAACCCAAGAAGCACTCTCCCAAAAGGAGGCTCCAGCATGCCCTGGAGGACCAGATCTACCGCATTTTCCGCAAGAGCCGAGTCCTGACCAATCAGAGTATCAACTGCCTCTTCACCGTTCCTGCCAACCAGGCCTTCGTGTACATTGTCCCGGGGGGGCAGGAGGAAGACCCCGTGGGCATGTTGCTGGACCAGCTTCGGAGCCACTGCACGGTGAAAGACCCCGAGTCCCTGTTGGTCCCGGCGCCCCTCTCTGGCCCGCGGCGATACCAGGTGATGAGACAGCACAGCCGACAACAGCTGTCCTTCCACATCGAGAATAGCGGCAGCTCCGGCTCCTCGTCGGGCCAGCTCGTGGATTTCACCCTCCGGGAATTTCTGTGGCAGCACGTGGAGCTGGTGCTGAGCAAGAAGGGGTTTGATGACAGCGTGGGCAGGAACCCGCAGCCTTCCCACTTTGAACTCCCCACCTATCAGAAGTGGATTGCAGCTGCTTCAAAACTATATGAAGTAGCCATTGATGGGAAAGAGGAAGATCCCGCTTCTCCCACAGGAGAAATTACCTCCAAGATTTTAAGCAGCATCAAAGTTCTGGAGGGTTTTTTGGATATTGATACCAAGTTCTCAGAAAACCGGTGCCAGAAAGCCTTGCCCATGGCCCACAGTGCCTACCAGTCCAATCTGCCCCATAATTACACAATGACTGTCCATAAGAATCAGCTTGCCCAGGCTCTTCGGGTCTACAGTCAACATGCCCGGGGCCCCGCCTTCCACAAGTACGCCATGCAGCTGCATGAGGACTGCTACAAATTTTGGAGCAATGGCCACCAACTCTGTGAGGAGAGGAGCTTAACAGATCAACACTGTGTACATAAATTTCACTCCCTACCTAAATCAG GAGAAAAGCCGGAAGCTGACAGAAATCCTCCTGTCTTGTATCACAACAGCAGAGCTCGGTCCACTGGTGCCTGTAACTGTGGAAGGAAACAAGCACCTCGAGATGACCCCTTTGATATCAAAGCAGCAAATTATGACTTTTATCAG CTTCTAGAAGAAAAATGTTGTGGAAAATTGGATCATATCAATTTCCCAATATTTGAGCCAAGTACCCCTGATCCTGCTCCTGCCAAAAATGAATCATCACCTGCCCCTCCAGATACAGATGCTGAgaaacttaaagaaaaagaacctcAAACCCAAGGAGACAGCACAAGTCTGAGTTTAGCATTGAGTCTTGGTCAGTCCACTGACAGCTTAGGCACATATCCAGCTGATCCACAAGCAGGAGGAGACAACCCTGAAGCTCATGGACAAGGGGAAGTAAAAACTGAGAAACGTCCAAATTTGGTTGATCGTCAGGCATCCACAGTTGAATATCTCCCAGGCATGCTACATTCAAATTGTCCTAAAGGTCTTTTACCCAAATTTTCCAGCTGGTCTTTGGTCAAACTAGGCCCTGCTAAGTCTTATAACTTTCACACTGGCTTAGACCAACAGGGTTTCATTCCAGGAACAAATTATCTTATGCCTTGGGACATTGTCATCAGGACAAGATCTGAAGATGAAGGAGACTTAGACACAAACTCTTGGCCAGCTCCAAATAAGGCTGTTCCTGGAAAGAGAAGTTCAGTTGTCATGGGAAGAGGAAGGCGGCGAGATGACATAGCTAGAGCTTTTGTGGGCTTTGAATATGAAGACTCTCGTGGTCGGAGGTTCATGTGCTCTGGCCCTGACAAAGTGATGAAAGTAATGGGAAGCGGGCCAAAGGAATCTGCAATCAAAGCCCTCAATAGTGATATGCCCTTATATATTCTGTCATCATCTCAGGGTCGAGGACTAAAACCGCACTATGCTCAACTTATGAGGCTTTTTATTGTGGTTCCTGATGctcctttacaaataatattaacACCTCag